The Flavobacteriales bacterium genome includes a region encoding these proteins:
- the ettA gene encoding energy-dependent translational throttle protein EttA has product MSDDKKVIFSMSRITKSYPNKQVLKNINLSFFYGAKIGILGLNGAGKSTVLKIIAGVEKEFQGDLHWAKDCSVGYLEQEPKLDDSKTVLEVVKEGVAETVKVLEDYEAVNLRFAEPEVLENPDLMQKLIDEQAVLTEKIEQLDAWNLDSKLETAMDALRTPDGNAKIEHLSGGERRRVALCRLLLKQPDVLLLDEPTNHLDAQSIHWLEQHLGKYQGTVIAITHDRYFLDNVAGWILELDRGQGIPWKGNYSSWLDQKSKRLAQEEKQASKRQKTLERELEWIKMTPKGRGTKSKARIKNYNDLMNQDIREQEQKLEIFIPNGPRLGNKVLEAQGIKKGFGERLLYEDLTFSLPPAGIVGIVGANGAGKSTLFKMIMGIEQPDAGTFEVGETVKWSYVDQSHEDLDPEKSIFETIAGGDEMVEIGGVRVNARAWLSRFNFAGGDQSKKVKMLSGGERNRLHLAMALKQEGNVLLLDEPTNDLDVNTLRALEEGLEKFAGCAVVISHDRWFLDRICTHILAFEGDSEVVYFEGSYSEYEENYKTRKGDLIPKRLKYKKFTQN; this is encoded by the coding sequence ATGTCAGACGATAAGAAAGTCATCTTTTCGATGAGTAGAATCACGAAAAGCTATCCAAATAAACAAGTATTAAAAAATATTAATCTTTCATTCTTTTATGGTGCCAAGATTGGTATTTTAGGTCTAAACGGAGCTGGTAAATCCACTGTTCTTAAAATAATTGCAGGAGTTGAAAAAGAATTTCAAGGAGATTTGCATTGGGCAAAAGATTGTAGTGTTGGGTATCTAGAACAAGAACCAAAACTAGATGACTCCAAAACCGTATTAGAAGTTGTAAAAGAAGGAGTTGCCGAAACCGTTAAAGTTCTTGAAGACTATGAAGCTGTTAACTTAAGATTTGCTGAACCAGAGGTGTTGGAAAATCCAGACTTGATGCAGAAATTAATTGATGAACAAGCTGTTCTTACAGAAAAAATTGAGCAATTAGATGCTTGGAATCTAGATTCCAAACTAGAAACCGCCATGGATGCGCTTAGAACACCAGACGGAAATGCAAAAATAGAACACCTCTCTGGAGGAGAAAGAAGAAGAGTAGCACTTTGTAGATTACTCCTTAAACAACCTGATGTTCTATTACTTGATGAACCTACTAACCACCTCGATGCACAGTCCATTCATTGGTTAGAACAACACCTTGGTAAATATCAAGGAACAGTAATAGCAATAACGCACGACCGTTATTTCTTGGATAATGTAGCAGGATGGATTCTAGAACTAGACAGAGGACAAGGAATACCTTGGAAAGGAAATTATTCATCTTGGTTAGACCAAAAATCAAAAAGACTTGCCCAAGAAGAAAAACAAGCTTCTAAAAGACAAAAAACACTTGAAAGAGAGCTCGAGTGGATCAAAATGACCCCAAAAGGAAGAGGAACAAAATCTAAAGCACGTATCAAAAATTATAATGACTTGATGAATCAAGACATACGTGAGCAAGAGCAAAAACTAGAGATCTTTATTCCAAATGGTCCAAGACTAGGGAATAAAGTTCTTGAAGCCCAAGGAATCAAGAAAGGTTTTGGAGAAAGATTATTGTATGAAGATCTAACTTTTAGCTTGCCACCCGCAGGAATTGTAGGAATTGTAGGGGCAAACGGAGCAGGAAAATCCACTCTTTTTAAAATGATTATGGGTATCGAACAACCCGACGCTGGAACCTTTGAGGTAGGAGAAACCGTAAAATGGTCTTATGTAGATCAATCTCACGAAGACTTAGATCCCGAAAAATCTATTTTTGAAACCATTGCAGGTGGAGATGAAATGGTTGAGATCGGTGGAGTACGTGTGAATGCAAGAGCCTGGCTAAGCCGATTTAATTTTGCAGGTGGAGACCAAAGTAAAAAAGTAAAAATGCTCTCAGGTGGAGAAAGAAACCGTTTGCATTTAGCTATGGCTTTAAAACAAGAAGGAAACGTCCTTTTACTCGATGAGCCTACCAATGATTTAGATGTTAATACATTAAGAGCCCTTGAGGAAGGGTTAGAAAAATTTGCAGGATGTGCAGTAGTTATTTCCCATGATAGATGGTTCTTAGATAGAATTTGTACACATATCTTAGCTTTTGAAGGAGATTCTGAAGTCGTATATTTTGAAGGAAGTTATTCAGAATATGAAGAAAACTACAAAACCAGAAAAGGAGACCTTATTCCAAAACGATTGAAGTACAAAAAATTCACACAAAACTAA
- a CDS encoding tetratricopeptide repeat protein, whose translation MRIKNLLLIGAVGAMTIPAFAQQVDLTSSIVEYKNRKNTEKAKHYIDLVKTKLDEGGSLSKKSLDKYYFYRGLIYSKVTLKDSVNALPENWEIMEENFVKSIQYDGKFVKKSKYNFNLALNKARSYGYKAYDKKDYKTAVVYLKRAVDYMQNGFNSIDTNNLYFISVAAQYGKDMETAKEYADKLIKLDPTSEKFNRQKLNVEEKGSEAYVKALFDARKNCPENTTFVMDLVNHYIGNKEYDKLTKTLDEAIELDPENEKLFFAKGFAYAAMDQEEKAIEAYQNALDVNPEYEDASFNLANIYIAKSNKYVLQMNDLGMSRADQKKYAELEKMKNDEFKKALPYLESIHAYSEGKNAEAKRLLKKLYYDLDMTDQLEILMQK comes from the coding sequence ATGAGAATAAAGAATCTATTACTTATAGGTGCCGTGGGAGCCATGACAATTCCTGCATTTGCTCAGCAAGTTGATCTTACATCATCTATTGTAGAGTATAAAAACCGTAAAAACACAGAAAAGGCTAAACATTATATTGATTTGGTGAAAACCAAACTAGATGAAGGTGGTTCTTTAAGTAAAAAAAGTCTTGATAAATATTATTTTTATAGAGGACTTATTTATTCAAAAGTAACTTTAAAAGATAGTGTTAATGCACTTCCAGAGAATTGGGAAATCATGGAGGAAAACTTCGTGAAAAGTATCCAATATGATGGGAAATTTGTAAAAAAATCTAAGTATAATTTCAATTTAGCTCTTAACAAAGCAAGATCGTATGGTTACAAAGCTTATGACAAAAAAGATTATAAGACTGCCGTTGTATATCTAAAAAGAGCTGTGGATTATATGCAAAATGGTTTCAATTCTATTGATACCAATAATTTATACTTTATCTCTGTTGCTGCTCAATATGGAAAAGACATGGAAACAGCGAAAGAATATGCAGATAAATTAATAAAATTAGATCCTACAAGCGAGAAGTTTAATCGTCAAAAATTAAACGTTGAAGAAAAAGGGTCTGAAGCCTATGTAAAAGCACTTTTTGATGCAAGAAAAAACTGTCCAGAGAATACTACTTTTGTTATGGATCTGGTAAACCATTATATTGGTAACAAAGAATATGATAAGCTTACTAAAACTCTAGACGAGGCAATTGAATTAGACCCAGAAAACGAAAAATTATTCTTTGCAAAAGGATTCGCTTATGCAGCTATGGATCAAGAGGAAAAAGCAATTGAGGCATATCAAAACGCATTGGATGTAAACCCAGAGTATGAAGATGCAAGTTTCAACTTGGCAAATATCTATATTGCTAAATCAAACAAATATGTATTGCAAATGAATGATTTAGGAATGTCTCGTGCCGATCAAAAGAAGTATGCAGAACTTGAAAAAATGAAAAATGATGAGTTCAAAAAAGCACTACCTTATTTAGAAAGTATTCATGCGTACTCTGAGGGTAAAAACGCAGAAGCCAAAAGACTTCTTAAAAAACTCTATTACGATCTTGATATGACAGATCAACTAGAAATTTTGATGCAGAAATAA
- the gyrA gene encoding DNA gyrase subunit A encodes MSDGERIIQINIEEEMKSAYIDYSMSVIVSRALPDVRDGFKPVHRRVLYGMYELGVLSNRPYKKSARIVGEVLGKYHPHGDTSVYDSMVRMAQEWSLRYTLVDGQGNFGSVDGDSPAAMRYTEARLQKIAEEMLRDIEKNTVDTRLNFDDSLKEPIVLPTRIPNLLMNGASGIAVGMATNMPPHNITEVCNGVIAYIDNNDIEIDELMTFVKAPDFPTGGVIYGYEGVKNAFHTGRGRVVLRAKARIEETSGDREVIIVDEIPFQVNKADMIKKTADLINDKKLDGISNITDESDRKGMRIVYHVKRDAIANVVLNKLYKYTALQTSFSVNNIALVNGRPELLNLKDMIKHFVDHRHEVVVRRTQYELEQAEKRAHILEGLVIALNNIDEIIEMIKQSKTPEEARNGLMSRFELSEIQARAVLDMRLQKLTGLEIDKIKEEYAELMETIKGLNAILENEDLRMNIIKEETQEIIEKYGDERRSEIDYAGGELSVEDMIPNEEVIVTMSHAGYIKRTALSEYRSQNRGGVGQKGASTRDKDFIENIFAAKNHDYMLFFTEQGRCFWLRVFQIPEGSRTAKGRAIQNLINIPKDDRVVAYLNTGDLKDKEYVENNFIVMATKNGLVKKTKLEAYSRPRTNGINAIVIKDGDELLEAKLTNGNNEIILAVKSGKAIRFPENKCRPVGRTSMGVRGVTLADEKDEVIGMVCVEDPTSSVLVVSENGYGKRSIVEGYRVTNRGGKGVKTLTISEKTGALIAIKNVTDEDDLVIINKSGVMIRMGMENIRVMGRATQGVRLISLKGKDRIAAVAKVPHEEEEENDGIAFEDTSNENTTDDNIQNNNETEN; translated from the coding sequence ATGTCAGACGGAGAAAGAATAATACAAATTAACATAGAAGAAGAAATGAAATCAGCCTATATCGATTATTCGATGTCGGTTATTGTTTCAAGAGCTTTACCTGATGTGAGAGATGGTTTTAAGCCCGTACACCGCCGTGTTTTATACGGAATGTATGAGTTAGGAGTACTCTCCAATCGTCCTTATAAAAAGTCCGCCAGAATTGTCGGGGAAGTTTTGGGTAAGTATCACCCACATGGAGATACTTCAGTTTATGATTCTATGGTCCGTATGGCACAAGAGTGGTCTTTGAGATATACCCTTGTTGACGGTCAAGGTAACTTCGGTTCTGTAGATGGAGATAGTCCTGCCGCTATGCGTTATACAGAAGCAAGACTTCAGAAAATAGCTGAAGAAATGCTTCGAGATATCGAAAAAAATACGGTAGATACAAGACTGAATTTTGATGATTCCTTAAAAGAACCAATCGTTCTTCCAACAAGAATTCCAAACTTGTTGATGAACGGAGCTTCTGGTATTGCCGTAGGTATGGCTACCAATATGCCTCCTCACAATATCACAGAAGTGTGTAATGGTGTGATTGCTTATATCGATAATAACGATATAGAGATAGACGAACTGATGACTTTTGTAAAAGCACCAGATTTCCCAACAGGAGGTGTAATTTATGGATACGAAGGTGTTAAAAATGCTTTCCATACAGGAAGAGGAAGAGTCGTTCTCAGAGCAAAGGCAAGAATTGAAGAAACAAGTGGAGATCGTGAAGTTATTATCGTAGATGAAATTCCTTTCCAAGTCAATAAAGCAGACATGATTAAGAAAACTGCTGATTTGATTAATGATAAAAAATTGGATGGAATCTCTAATATTACGGATGAATCGGATAGAAAAGGAATGCGTATTGTTTACCACGTTAAACGTGATGCAATAGCAAACGTAGTTCTCAATAAACTCTATAAATACACTGCGCTTCAAACCAGTTTTTCGGTAAACAATATTGCATTGGTAAACGGAAGACCAGAGCTTTTGAACTTAAAAGACATGATCAAGCATTTTGTAGATCATCGTCATGAAGTAGTTGTAAGAAGAACACAGTATGAGCTAGAACAAGCTGAAAAAAGAGCACATATTCTTGAAGGTTTGGTGATTGCATTAAATAATATCGATGAGATAATCGAGATGATTAAGCAATCTAAAACTCCAGAAGAAGCAAGAAATGGATTGATGTCAAGATTTGAATTGTCTGAAATTCAAGCAAGAGCAGTTCTTGATATGCGTCTTCAAAAACTTACAGGTCTTGAAATAGACAAAATCAAGGAAGAGTATGCAGAATTGATGGAAACAATCAAAGGTCTTAATGCAATATTAGAAAATGAAGACTTGAGAATGAATATCATCAAAGAAGAAACTCAAGAAATCATCGAAAAATATGGAGATGAAAGAAGATCTGAAATTGATTACGCTGGAGGAGAATTGAGTGTAGAAGACATGATTCCTAACGAAGAAGTTATCGTAACCATGTCTCATGCAGGATATATCAAAAGAACAGCATTAAGCGAATACCGTTCTCAAAACAGAGGAGGAGTAGGGCAAAAAGGAGCTTCTACAAGAGATAAAGACTTTATCGAAAATATCTTTGCAGCCAAAAATCACGATTATATGTTGTTCTTTACAGAACAAGGTAGATGTTTCTGGTTAAGAGTATTCCAAATTCCAGAAGGAAGCAGAACGGCTAAAGGAAGAGCCATCCAAAACTTAATAAATATTCCTAAAGATGATCGTGTTGTAGCTTATTTAAATACAGGTGATTTAAAGGATAAAGAATACGTAGAGAATAATTTTATCGTAATGGCAACCAAAAATGGATTGGTGAAAAAGACGAAATTAGAAGCTTATTCTAGACCAAGAACCAATGGAATTAACGCCATCGTAATTAAAGATGGAGATGAACTATTGGAAGCAAAATTAACCAATGGTAATAACGAAATTATCTTGGCCGTAAAATCAGGTAAAGCCATTAGATTCCCAGAAAATAAATGTCGTCCAGTAGGTAGAACATCTATGGGAGTACGTGGTGTAACTTTAGCAGATGAAAAAGACGAAGTAATAGGAATGGTATGTGTAGAAGATCCTACATCTAGTGTACTTGTAGTTTCAGAAAATGGATACGGAAAGCGTTCAATAGTAGAGGGTTATCGTGTGACAAATCGTGGTGGTAAAGGTGTGAAAACACTTACAATTAGTGAGAAAACAGGAGCCCTGATTGCTATTAAAAACGTAACCGATGAAGATGATTTAGTAATCATCAATAAATCTGGTGTGATGATTCGTATGGGGATGGAAAATATCCGAGTTATGGGAAGAGCAACGCAAGGAGTAAGACTTATTTCTTTAAAAGGAAAAGATCGTATTGCAGCTGTAGCCAAAGTGCCTCACGAAGAGGAAGAAGAGAACGATGGCATAGCTTTTGAAGATACATCAAACGAGAACACAACGGATGATAATATCCAAAATAACAACGAAACAGAAAACTAA
- a CDS encoding PorT family protein — protein sequence MKKIILSLFALVTFGAQAQEIGAYLGTNFNLYGFETDFINFQGVEFTTKPRLGFDAGVLYRKDLSHFWSFEQQIGIQSTSTGINERNNPNQVDFYEKELDIHETYFRISPMVQYHFNNRWAFTFGANVRLSIYGNTFQVTNSTLLTESKHFKALVINLFEQNYFDGLFGVQYESPIGLGVYANYQLPMIRFQESTSLNYQSKGTISLGLNYRIATEKLSPYKR from the coding sequence ATGAAAAAGATTATTTTATCATTATTTGCTCTTGTGACTTTTGGAGCTCAAGCTCAAGAAATAGGAGCTTATTTGGGAACGAATTTTAACCTCTATGGTTTTGAAACAGACTTTATCAATTTTCAAGGTGTAGAATTCACAACAAAACCTAGATTAGGATTTGATGCAGGAGTGCTTTATAGAAAAGATTTAAGTCATTTTTGGAGTTTTGAACAACAAATAGGAATCCAATCAACGAGTACAGGGATAAACGAAAGAAATAACCCAAATCAAGTCGATTTTTACGAGAAAGAGTTAGATATTCATGAAACCTATTTCAGAATTTCACCAATGGTTCAGTATCATTTTAACAACAGATGGGCATTTACTTTTGGTGCAAATGTGAGATTGAGCATTTACGGAAACACTTTTCAAGTAACTAATTCTACACTCTTAACAGAGTCCAAGCACTTTAAAGCTTTAGTCATTAATTTGTTTGAACAAAATTATTTCGACGGACTTTTTGGTGTTCAATACGAAAGCCCAATTGGTCTAGGAGTTTATGCAAACTATCAACTACCAATGATCAGGTTTCAAGAGTCCACTTCATTGAATTATCAATCAAAAGGAACGATTAGCCTTGGGTTGAATTACCGAATTGCAACAGAAAAACTTAGCCCTTATAAAAGATAA
- a CDS encoding rhomboid family intramembrane serine protease, protein MKKKNHKKHPFLRSIRIPILLGMIMVLTHLIKETIAPDLYQWGIYPRDWSGLKGVFFFHFIHGDWKHLGNNLISFLPLSAILFVFYRRNRFQVYTSALLMSGFLTWIGGRSSYHIGASAWIYALASYLFFNSLRDANPKSKGITFTIVLFYGSMVWGIFPQPEYLNISWEGHLMGFITGIFLSYAFPSRFPKRKKYSWEKEKDLLDELKEPVIYEEIHAKKTEDDSLFQWHSNHSFEQ, encoded by the coding sequence ATGAAGAAGAAAAACCATAAGAAACACCCATTTTTACGCTCCATCAGAATCCCTATTTTGTTGGGGATGATCATGGTATTAACTCATTTGATTAAAGAAACCATTGCTCCAGATCTGTATCAATGGGGTATTTATCCTCGGGATTGGTCTGGATTAAAGGGGGTTTTCTTTTTTCATTTCATCCATGGTGACTGGAAACACTTGGGAAATAATCTAATTTCTTTCCTTCCTTTAAGTGCGATTCTTTTTGTTTTTTATAGAAGAAATCGTTTTCAGGTTTACACTTCTGCCCTACTCATGTCTGGATTTCTTACCTGGATAGGTGGTAGAAGCAGCTATCATATTGGGGCGAGTGCTTGGATCTACGCATTAGCATCTTATTTATTTTTTAATTCTTTGAGAGACGCAAACCCAAAGAGCAAGGGAATCACCTTTACGATCGTATTATTTTATGGTTCTATGGTTTGGGGTATTTTCCCACAACCCGAATACTTAAATATTTCATGGGAAGGTCACTTAATGGGGTTCATCACTGGTATTTTCTTAAGTTATGCCTTTCCTAGTAGATTTCCTAAAAGGAAAAAATATTCTTGGGAAAAAGAAAAAGATCTTCTTGATGAACTTAAAGAGCCTGTGATTTATGAAGAGATTCATGCAAAAAAAACTGAAGATGATTCCTTATTTCAATGGCATAGCAATCACTCTTTTGAGCAGTAA
- a CDS encoding DNA starvation/stationary phase protection protein yields MKTTKTTKKLNKLLASYQIFYQNLRGFHWNIKGKSFFELHVKFEEMYLDAQDKIDLIAERILTLGGRPIHHFEDYLEKAEVTAVKNISKDEKIVHEVIFSLETLLAQEKDLLDLSDESEDEGTNSMMSDFIGEQEKALWMFNAWLA; encoded by the coding sequence ATGAAAACTACGAAGACCACGAAAAAATTAAACAAACTATTAGCTTCTTATCAAATTTTTTATCAAAATTTAAGAGGTTTTCATTGGAATATAAAAGGAAAAAGTTTTTTTGAATTACATGTGAAATTCGAAGAAATGTACCTTGATGCTCAGGATAAAATTGATCTAATAGCAGAAAGAATTCTCACACTCGGAGGCAGACCCATACATCATTTTGAGGATTACCTTGAAAAAGCAGAAGTTACAGCTGTAAAAAATATCTCTAAGGATGAGAAAATAGTTCATGAAGTAATATTTTCTTTAGAAACGCTTTTGGCTCAAGAAAAAGACTTATTAGATCTTAGTGATGAGAGTGAAGACGAAGGTACAAATTCTATGATGAGTGATTTTATCGGAGAACAAGAAAAAGCGCTTTGGATGTTTAATGCTTGGTTGGCATAA